A genomic window from Halorubrum lacusprofundi ATCC 49239 includes:
- a CDS encoding orc1/cdc6 family replication initiation protein, with product MSEDLFAEMTETLFEDKSILSEEYRPDVIVERDDEIDAYRSALKDVLFGRNPANVFIYGKTGVGKTAVTEHMMSALQTEVERRDAAEELHVHFRNCNDDSVYRTVRSLINSIRGDEGETFPETGLSTSHALETLYEEMEELGGTFLFILDEIDHLSDPDTLLYELPRARANGHLDAARVGVIGISNNYTFRSSLSPKVKDTLMEKELAFSPYDADELQSILTARAEKALVDGASEDSAIRLAAAKAAKDTGSARQAIDLLREGGDVAEEQGATAITDDHIEVAAARVQRGRVQDKLRDQTMHGQLILESLARIEASGDVPARSKEIQAVYERVARNWGHDPLTTLKSIQNHLADLTMLGFLERTEQNEGRAGGVHYRYELALDPEIILETRESIENQP from the coding sequence ATGTCTGAAGATCTCTTTGCGGAGATGACTGAAACGCTCTTTGAGGACAAATCTATTCTCTCGGAAGAGTACCGTCCGGACGTTATTGTCGAGCGGGATGACGAGATCGACGCGTATCGATCGGCGTTAAAAGACGTTCTCTTCGGCCGAAATCCCGCAAACGTGTTTATTTACGGAAAAACGGGTGTTGGAAAGACGGCCGTTACAGAGCACATGATGAGTGCCCTCCAAACGGAAGTGGAACGGCGCGACGCAGCCGAGGAACTCCATGTTCACTTCCGGAACTGCAACGACGACAGCGTCTACAGAACGGTTCGATCGCTGATAAATAGTATCCGCGGAGATGAGGGAGAAACGTTTCCGGAAACCGGCCTCTCGACGTCGCACGCTCTCGAAACCTTGTACGAGGAAATGGAGGAACTCGGTGGCACATTTCTGTTCATTCTCGACGAAATCGACCACCTGTCTGACCCTGATACACTACTGTACGAACTCCCGCGCGCACGAGCGAACGGGCATCTCGACGCTGCCCGAGTTGGTGTGATCGGGATCAGCAACAACTACACGTTCCGCTCGTCGCTGAGCCCGAAAGTCAAAGACACGCTGATGGAGAAGGAACTGGCCTTTTCGCCGTACGACGCAGACGAACTTCAGTCGATCCTCACTGCCAGAGCCGAGAAGGCGCTCGTTGACGGTGCATCAGAAGACTCTGCGATCAGACTCGCAGCCGCGAAGGCCGCGAAAGACACCGGAAGCGCACGGCAGGCGATAGACCTCCTTCGCGAGGGCGGTGATGTCGCTGAAGAACAGGGAGCGACGGCGATCACCGACGACCACATCGAAGTGGCTGCCGCACGCGTTCAGCGAGGTCGCGTCCAAGACAAGTTGCGTGACCAGACCATGCACGGGCAACTCATCTTAGAGTCACTCGCACGGATCGAAGCGAGCGGAGACGTTCCTGCACGGTCGAAAGAGATTCAGGCGGTGTACGAACGCGTCGCACGAAACTGGGGTCACGATCCACTAACCACGCTAAAGAGCATCCAGAATCACCTCGCGGATCTCACGATGCTCGGGTTTCTCGAACGGACCGAACAGAACGAAGGGCGTGCGGGCGGCGTTCACTACCGATACGAGCTCGCGTTGGACCCCGAAATCATCTTGGAGACGCGCGAATCGATCGAGAATCAGCCGTAG
- a CDS encoding NAD-dependent epimerase/dehydratase family protein, translated as MTDQESDIESETEQTTEPNGDGSTPTIAVTGAAGYIGSRVIVEFQEAHPDWEIVAIDNQYRGQVDSVGEVEIQHVDIRNRDRLEDALAGADVVCHLAAISGVDDCEENADLAYEVNVTGTNNVAWFCRKTGAALAFPFSMAVLGDPQSFPITADQPRDPLNWYGRTKLLGERAIETFADGAFPAHLFLKSNLYGEHVVDGTTVSKPTVINFFVNRALAGETLTVYEPGTQARNFVHVKDVARVYVRSAERLLEQLASGETGTETFEIASEEDMSVMEVAEIVREVAHEEREIDVDVELVENPRSAETMVEEFGVDISAAGERLGWAPSESVNESVRHLLTPKSDS; from the coding sequence ATGACGGACCAAGAATCCGATATCGAGAGTGAGACGGAGCAGACGACGGAACCGAACGGCGACGGGTCGACTCCGACGATCGCGGTCACCGGCGCGGCCGGATACATCGGAAGCCGCGTGATCGTGGAGTTCCAAGAGGCGCACCCCGACTGGGAGATCGTCGCGATCGACAACCAGTACCGCGGGCAGGTGGATTCGGTCGGTGAGGTGGAGATTCAGCACGTCGACATCCGAAACCGCGACCGGCTGGAGGACGCGCTCGCGGGCGCGGACGTGGTGTGTCACCTCGCGGCGATAAGCGGCGTCGACGACTGCGAGGAGAACGCCGACCTCGCGTACGAGGTGAACGTCACCGGGACGAACAACGTCGCGTGGTTCTGTCGGAAGACCGGTGCGGCGCTGGCGTTCCCGTTCAGCATGGCAGTATTGGGGGACCCGCAGTCGTTCCCGATCACGGCCGACCAGCCGCGCGACCCGTTGAACTGGTACGGGCGGACGAAGCTGCTCGGCGAGCGCGCGATCGAGACGTTCGCCGACGGCGCGTTCCCCGCGCACCTCTTTTTGAAGTCGAACCTCTACGGCGAGCACGTCGTCGACGGGACGACGGTGAGCAAGCCGACCGTGATCAATTTCTTCGTGAACCGGGCGCTCGCGGGCGAAACGCTGACCGTCTACGAGCCCGGCACGCAGGCACGGAACTTCGTCCACGTGAAGGACGTGGCGCGCGTGTACGTCCGGAGCGCGGAGCGGCTGCTGGAGCAGCTCGCGAGTGGGGAGACTGGAACCGAAACGTTCGAAATCGCGAGTGAGGAGGACATGAGCGTGATGGAGGTCGCGGAGATCGTGCGGGAGGTGGCGCACGAGGAGCGCGAGATCGACGTCGACGTGGAGTTGGTCGAGAATCCGCGAAGTGCGGAGACGATGGTTGAGGAGTTTGGGGTGGATATTTCGGCGGCGGGGGAACGGTTAGGATGGGCACCAAGCGAGAGTGTGAACGAGTCAGTTCGACATCTGTTGACTCCAAAATCTGATTCGTAG
- a CDS encoding NAD-dependent epimerase/dehydratase family protein has product MTVLLTGADGYLGWPTALRLADRLDERIVCVDNFARRSWVAESGSVSATRVESPEERFDAVENLSLVEGDLADRDFVLQLLETYEPDTVLHAAAQPSAPYSSINGERALYTQRNNVSMNLNLLHGLAECGLDDTHFIETTTTGIYGAPHFPIPEGGLEVERKDGSDEVPFPAMGGSWYHQTKSFDAANMRLAESQFEFPMSEVRTAIVYGTETEETQAHESPTRFDFDYYFGTVVNRFCAQAVAGYPITVYGKGEQRKPMVSLEDTVESLVRLVEEGHSGDDGIDIYNQVTRPVAIVELAETIAEVGDEFDLDAAVKHYENPRNEDEEHKMEMENDRFLDLVGGQQQTLEEGIRDVLGTLVDEQDRIAAHEDRFLPGVLTDE; this is encoded by the coding sequence ATGACTGTCCTACTCACCGGTGCAGACGGGTACCTCGGATGGCCGACCGCGCTTCGACTGGCAGACCGGCTCGACGAACGGATCGTCTGCGTCGACAACTTCGCGCGACGCAGTTGGGTCGCCGAGTCGGGGAGCGTCTCCGCGACGCGGGTCGAGAGCCCCGAGGAGCGATTCGACGCGGTGGAGAACCTGAGTCTCGTGGAAGGCGACCTGGCCGACCGCGACTTCGTACTCCAGCTGTTGGAGACGTACGAGCCGGACACCGTGCTGCACGCGGCCGCGCAGCCGAGCGCGCCCTACTCGTCGATCAACGGCGAGCGCGCGCTGTACACCCAGCGGAACAACGTCTCGATGAACCTCAACCTGCTCCACGGGCTCGCCGAGTGCGGGCTCGACGACACGCACTTCATCGAGACGACGACGACGGGCATCTACGGCGCCCCGCACTTCCCGATCCCGGAGGGCGGGCTGGAGGTCGAGCGGAAAGACGGCAGCGACGAGGTCCCGTTCCCGGCGATGGGCGGGAGCTGGTACCACCAGACGAAGTCGTTCGACGCGGCGAACATGCGGCTCGCGGAGTCGCAGTTCGAGTTCCCGATGAGCGAGGTTCGGACCGCGATCGTGTACGGGACGGAGACCGAAGAGACACAGGCGCACGAGAGCCCGACGCGGTTCGACTTCGACTACTACTTCGGCACGGTCGTGAACCGCTTCTGCGCGCAGGCGGTCGCCGGCTACCCGATCACCGTCTACGGCAAGGGCGAACAGCGCAAGCCGATGGTGAGCCTCGAAGACACCGTCGAGAGCCTCGTCCGGCTCGTCGAGGAGGGACACTCCGGCGACGACGGGATCGACATCTACAATCAGGTCACCCGCCCGGTCGCCATCGTCGAGCTCGCGGAGACGATCGCCGAGGTCGGCGACGAGTTCGACCTCGACGCCGCGGTGAAACACTACGAGAACCCGCGCAACGAGGACGAGGAACACAAGATGGAGATGGAGAACGACCGGTTCCTCGATCTGGTCGGCGGACAGCAGCAGACCTTGGAAGAGGGGATCCGCGATGTGCTCGGAACGCTCGTCGACGAGCAGGACCGGATCGCGGCCCACGAGGACCGGTTCCTGCCCGGCGTGTTGACTGATGAGTGA
- a CDS encoding polysaccharide biosynthesis C-terminal domain-containing protein, with the protein MFTDPSTAVYIRIFGLAIRFTAILNLALIPKYGYLGAGVATAISYVTLNLLYSAQLYRETGIHPYHRTCLSRSGRGYPRNIHLLGDYQLPHRHGSRARGDVRLLHDSICRHYPSIWWHRRRDRDRPQLQERFDIDLGPLKEIAERLIW; encoded by the coding sequence GTGTTTACCGATCCGTCGACAGCAGTGTATATCCGTATCTTTGGACTTGCTATCCGCTTCACCGCGATCCTGAACCTCGCTCTGATCCCCAAATACGGCTACCTCGGTGCGGGAGTCGCGACCGCCATATCGTACGTCACTCTCAATCTGCTCTACTCGGCACAGCTCTATCGCGAGACCGGCATTCACCCGTACCACCGCACTTGCTTATCCAGGAGTGGTCGCGGCTATCCTCGTAACATTCATTTACTGGGTGACTATCAACTACCTCACCGTCACGGTTCCCGTGCTCGTGGTGATGTTCGTCTTCTTCATGATTCTATATGCCGTCATTATCCTTCGATTTGGTGGCATAGAAGAAGAGATCGCGATCGTCCTCAGCTTCAAGAGCGATTTGATATCGATCTTGGGCCATTAAAAGAGATCGCCGAACGCCTCATTTGGTGA
- a CDS encoding glucosamine inositolphosphorylceramide transferase family protein produces the protein MRTALDRLKGTSLPGPTFRANDVTDHGDLGFVADPFLYVEDRTMHLFFEVFSPHRDPTAAIGHAVSDDEGESWTYTGLALDTDHHLSFPYVFAANDEIYMVPDIANSGDYRAPARLYRTTAFPLKWEPVTDIIIGPDKYQDTVVFQWGSRWWAITGTGSNDELSVYYSETLTTPGWTPHPENPVVTDRPSAGRPAGRPLVREDSIVAFFQDCTAEYGDQLRAYEITSLDTLTYEDRPLSDNALLGGTGGLGWNSGRMHHLDLQSVDGEIYCAYDGDVGIGRNRVSGSMWSIGVGTTDPTGNSQ, from the coding sequence GTGCGAACTGCGCTGGACCGCCTCAAAGGCACCTCCCTGCCCGGGCCTACTTTCCGTGCCAACGATGTGACTGACCACGGTGACCTCGGGTTCGTTGCCGACCCGTTTCTCTACGTGGAAGACAGGACTATGCACCTCTTTTTTGAGGTGTTCAGTCCGCACCGCGACCCGACGGCGGCAATCGGGCACGCGGTCAGCGACGACGAGGGTGAGTCGTGGACGTACACGGGTCTGGCCCTCGATACCGACCACCATCTCTCGTTTCCGTACGTTTTCGCCGCCAACGATGAGATATACATGGTCCCGGACATCGCGAACTCGGGTGACTACAGAGCTCCGGCCCGACTCTACCGGACGACAGCGTTCCCCCTCAAGTGGGAGCCCGTCACCGACATAATCATTGGCCCCGATAAGTACCAAGACACGGTCGTCTTCCAGTGGGGATCCCGGTGGTGGGCAATCACAGGTACCGGTTCAAACGACGAACTCAGTGTCTACTACTCCGAGACGCTGACAACCCCCGGATGGACGCCACACCCGGAAAATCCGGTGGTCACTGATCGACCAAGTGCTGGACGTCCTGCCGGTCGTCCGCTCGTGCGAGAGGACAGCATCGTCGCATTCTTCCAAGATTGTACCGCCGAGTACGGCGACCAACTTCGGGCCTACGAGATTACTTCGCTGGATACGTTGACGTACGAGGACCGACCGTTATCCGACAACGCGCTGCTGGGAGGAACGGGTGGATTGGGATGGAACTCCGGTCGAATGCATCACCTTGACCTCCAGTCGGTCGATGGAGAAATCTATTGTGCATACGACGGCGACGTGGGTATCGGTCGGAACCGGGTCAGCGGGTCGATGTGGTCTATCGGAGTCGGTACGACGGACCCGACAGGCAATAGCCAGTGA
- a CDS encoding flippase, with amino-acid sequence MFEKQNSIIRRLFKSGLLLFAGLVLELGISFAAKILIARLLGRPAYGVATIGITTLSFASTILLFGMNTGVGRYLPRFDDEADRKGIMASGLQVVIGFSVSCAVLLFIFAEPFATRVLGAPEAVVVVRIASLGIPFAVVMKFTIGVVQGLQRSLPKVLIRNIGQPIVRFSLVVVSLYFGLGAAGIVGAYSATFAAAGLAGLYYVLTRTNLRSSVTANMRQRELVRFSAPLMLTAAMLMVLSYFDIFMLSYFRTSGEVGSYNVVYPLAELLTATLSAFSFIAMPILSQLHSDERITEMDRTYKVVTKWIFMATLPPMLILIFFPTASIRMTFGPEYTDGSLALVTLALGFFTHSVAGPNVNTLTAIGRTRIIMWDNLLAGVTNIALNFALIPEYGILGAAVATAVSYAGLNVLYSAQLYRQTGIHPMTAALFKPAIAGTLSMVGIYYVVTRFLDTTAPVLVGMGIVFVSLYSIAILALGGIEEEEIMLVLSFEERFGVDLGPFKRVARFFVDE; translated from the coding sequence ATGTTTGAGAAACAGAATTCAATCATCCGTCGACTGTTCAAGAGCGGGCTCCTGCTGTTCGCCGGTCTCGTGCTTGAACTCGGGATCTCCTTTGCAGCCAAAATACTCATCGCCAGACTGCTTGGTCGTCCGGCATACGGCGTCGCGACCATCGGCATTACGACGCTGTCTTTCGCTTCCACGATTCTGCTGTTCGGGATGAATACCGGCGTCGGCCGCTACCTGCCGCGCTTCGACGACGAGGCCGACCGCAAGGGCATCATGGCGTCCGGTCTGCAGGTCGTGATAGGTTTCTCCGTCAGTTGCGCCGTTCTTCTGTTCATTTTTGCCGAACCGTTCGCGACGCGGGTTTTAGGCGCGCCAGAGGCCGTCGTCGTGGTGCGCATCGCGTCGCTCGGCATCCCCTTCGCGGTGGTGATGAAATTCACTATCGGCGTCGTGCAAGGACTCCAGCGGTCGCTCCCGAAGGTGCTCATCAGGAACATCGGCCAGCCAATCGTCAGGTTCTCGCTGGTCGTCGTCTCGCTCTACTTCGGCCTCGGTGCCGCGGGCATCGTTGGGGCCTATTCGGCGACGTTCGCCGCCGCCGGTCTGGCGGGGCTTTACTACGTTCTCACGCGGACGAACCTTCGGTCCTCCGTCACCGCGAACATGCGACAGCGAGAACTCGTCAGGTTCTCTGCACCGCTGATGCTCACCGCTGCGATGCTGATGGTCCTCTCGTATTTCGACATCTTCATGCTGAGTTACTTCCGGACATCCGGGGAAGTCGGGAGCTACAACGTGGTGTATCCGCTTGCGGAACTGCTGACAGCGACGCTCTCGGCATTCAGCTTTATCGCGATGCCCATCCTCTCGCAGTTGCATTCCGACGAGCGGATCACTGAAATGGACCGCACGTACAAGGTCGTCACCAAGTGGATATTCATGGCTACGCTGCCGCCTATGCTCATCCTCATTTTCTTCCCGACGGCGTCGATTCGGATGACGTTTGGACCGGAGTACACGGATGGGTCGCTGGCACTCGTGACGCTCGCGCTCGGGTTCTTCACGCACTCCGTGGCCGGCCCAAACGTGAACACGCTCACGGCAATCGGGCGGACGCGAATCATCATGTGGGATAATCTCCTCGCGGGCGTGACCAACATCGCGCTCAACTTTGCGCTCATCCCGGAGTACGGTATCCTCGGCGCGGCAGTGGCGACTGCCGTCTCCTACGCAGGGCTGAACGTCCTCTACTCGGCTCAGCTCTACCGGCAAACAGGCATCCATCCGATGACAGCAGCGTTGTTCAAACCCGCAATCGCCGGCACCTTGTCAATGGTGGGTATCTACTACGTCGTCACACGATTTCTCGATACGACGGCGCCGGTGTTGGTCGGCATGGGTATCGTGTTCGTGAGTCTCTACAGCATCGCGATTCTGGCACTCGGCGGCATTGAGGAGGAAGAAATTATGCTCGTGCTGAGCTTTGAGGAGCGGTTCGGCGTGGACCTCGGACCGTTCAAGCGCGTCGCCCGGTTCTTCGTGGACGAGTAA
- a CDS encoding formyltransferase family protein: MSHSLALLLGSRQVPRWVADTLTRAERDEHGTIERVLVPEQSSPAAPEKDIRFYLDQVRSKGCWTAVAAGQKLGETMLGPLSALERVPLSTTAPVNEELIESCRLERSSEYRYELPESAVDALTESDVAFHWGIGILSGDVLSAPEHGVWGVHQGNIRKYRGGPPGFWEYLHGDERAGVTLQRYTEDLDAGGIVAERTVDIGDAYTWRSVRHHLCAASSELLADGLCNLDEGTLDVESPDRLGPVYRPGQRTCMMTMRYLGRTIPGWVREATDL, encoded by the coding sequence ATGTCGCACTCGCTGGCGCTCCTGCTGGGCAGTCGGCAGGTGCCACGGTGGGTAGCAGACACACTCACTCGCGCCGAGCGAGACGAGCACGGGACTATCGAACGAGTGCTGGTTCCTGAACAGTCCTCGCCAGCGGCACCGGAGAAGGATATCCGCTTTTATTTGGATCAGGTGCGATCGAAGGGGTGTTGGACAGCAGTCGCGGCGGGTCAAAAACTCGGCGAGACCATGCTGGGCCCGTTGTCTGCTCTGGAACGCGTCCCACTCTCGACCACCGCACCCGTCAACGAGGAACTCATCGAGAGCTGCAGGCTCGAACGGTCCTCCGAATACCGCTACGAACTCCCCGAGTCGGCCGTCGACGCGCTCACCGAGTCAGATGTAGCGTTCCACTGGGGCATCGGCATTCTCAGCGGTGACGTTCTCTCCGCCCCGGAACACGGCGTCTGGGGTGTCCATCAGGGGAATATTCGAAAATATCGAGGCGGACCGCCCGGTTTCTGGGAGTACCTCCACGGCGACGAGCGGGCCGGCGTGACGCTCCAGCGATACACCGAAGATCTAGACGCCGGCGGCATCGTGGCCGAGAGAACGGTCGATATCGGTGATGCGTACACCTGGCGGTCGGTTCGTCACCACCTCTGTGCAGCCAGTTCTGAACTGCTGGCGGACGGACTCTGCAATCTCGACGAGGGAACTCTCGACGTCGAGTCCCCCGACCGTTTGGGACCAGTGTACCGTCCCGGTCAACGGACGTGCATGATGACGATGCGCTACCTCGGCCGAACCATCCCCGGTTGGGTTCGGGAAGCAACGGACCTGTGA
- a CDS encoding TrmB family transcriptional regulator, with protein sequence MSDSGDDFLSLLDLTEYEAAALEELLLLGRTTAPDLAEATGIPKARIYGVLDSLSEGGYVKIIPGRPKRYQPHDPSEIAERAVANRRHAYERFREDVEAVEESFVDAYTPVRDRGVDDLSPTEDLFHVVDVGEPSERETRRLFREAEESVYVLTKSFGYIDAVRPAMRDAIEHGVDVDALLLAPEHLSEKNKRRQDEIRGLLGAEFPSVSVRISDRVLPWRGTFIDPSLEYDSGQGLLMVEQEEIPNHHRQAAVTENPSFVAGLWQYFDLLWRHESRSGTQ encoded by the coding sequence ATGTCCGATTCCGGCGACGATTTCCTTTCGCTGCTCGATCTCACGGAGTACGAAGCCGCCGCACTGGAGGAGTTGCTACTATTGGGTCGGACGACTGCACCCGATCTCGCCGAGGCGACCGGTATCCCGAAAGCCAGAATCTATGGGGTGCTCGATTCGCTGTCAGAGGGGGGATACGTGAAGATCATCCCGGGCCGTCCGAAGCGGTATCAGCCGCACGACCCGTCCGAGATCGCAGAGCGCGCCGTCGCGAACAGGCGGCACGCCTACGAGCGATTTCGCGAGGACGTCGAAGCAGTCGAAGAGTCGTTCGTGGACGCGTACACACCAGTTCGAGACAGAGGCGTCGACGATCTCAGCCCGACCGAAGACCTGTTCCACGTCGTCGACGTCGGCGAACCGAGCGAACGCGAGACGCGTCGTCTCTTTCGCGAGGCCGAGGAGTCCGTGTACGTCCTCACGAAGAGTTTCGGATACATCGACGCCGTGCGACCGGCGATGCGGGACGCCATCGAGCACGGCGTCGATGTCGATGCGCTGCTGCTCGCACCCGAACACCTCTCGGAGAAGAACAAGCGCCGCCAAGACGAGATCCGAGGTCTCCTTGGAGCAGAATTCCCGTCCGTGTCCGTGCGTATCAGCGATCGGGTGCTCCCGTGGCGGGGAACCTTCATCGACCCGAGTCTCGAGTACGACAGTGGGCAGGGCCTCCTGATGGTCGAACAGGAGGAGATCCCGAACCACCACCGCCAGGCAGCGGTCACGGAGAACCCGTCGTTCGTGGCCGGACTCTGGCAGTACTTCGATCTCCTTTGGCGACACGAGAGCCGATCCGGAACGCAGTAG
- a CDS encoding NAD-dependent epimerase/dehydratase family protein encodes MSEESGRDTSVLITGGCGYIGSALIPRLLADERVGDVVVLDSLSSGSPANLAGSIRDDLTFRRGDVREYGAVEGAVRGVDAVIHLAAITGAASTHDRKAETFAVNRDGTENVLTAAGKFDVENVVVASSCNNYGRAASTDIDEETEQNPLNPYAESKVACERLLNEAIEAHGFDGTALRMSTNYGWSLGVRFNLVVNHFVFRGLTDRPLTVYGDGSNWRPFIHVRDAARAYADAALSPDAWDERVYNVGSNDGNYRIAEIAEIVREELDRDLDVTYLEDEQPGPSYHVNFDRLAETGFETEWTLREGIRDIADELRGDAREEVTA; translated from the coding sequence ATGAGTGAGGAGTCGGGACGCGATACGAGCGTCCTCATCACCGGCGGCTGTGGCTACATCGGGAGCGCGTTGATCCCGCGGTTGCTGGCGGACGAGCGCGTCGGCGACGTGGTAGTCCTCGACTCGCTCTCGTCGGGATCGCCCGCGAACCTCGCGGGGAGTATCCGCGACGATCTGACCTTTCGACGCGGCGACGTGCGGGAGTACGGTGCGGTTGAGGGAGCGGTTCGCGGCGTCGACGCCGTGATCCATCTCGCGGCGATCACCGGGGCGGCCTCGACGCACGACCGGAAGGCCGAGACGTTCGCGGTGAATCGCGACGGGACCGAGAACGTGCTCACGGCCGCGGGCAAGTTCGATGTCGAGAACGTCGTGGTCGCTTCCTCGTGTAACAACTACGGGCGCGCCGCGAGCACCGACATCGACGAGGAGACCGAGCAGAACCCGCTGAACCCCTACGCCGAGTCGAAGGTCGCGTGCGAGCGTCTGCTCAACGAGGCGATCGAAGCGCACGGCTTCGACGGCACTGCCCTGCGGATGAGCACGAACTACGGCTGGTCGCTCGGGGTCCGGTTCAACCTCGTGGTGAACCACTTCGTCTTCCGCGGGCTCACCGACCGCCCCTTGACGGTCTACGGCGACGGATCGAACTGGCGCCCGTTTATCCACGTGCGCGACGCGGCGCGGGCGTACGCCGACGCCGCGCTCTCCCCCGACGCGTGGGACGAACGCGTGTACAACGTCGGGTCGAACGACGGCAACTACCGGATCGCGGAGATCGCGGAGATCGTTCGTGAGGAGCTCGATCGCGACCTCGACGTGACGTATCTGGAGGACGAACAGCCCGGCCCCTCCTACCACGTGAACTTCGACCGACTCGCCGAGACCGGCTTCGAGACGGAGTGGACGCTGCGGGAGGGAATCCGCGACATCGCAGACGAGTTGCGCGGAGACGCGCGCGAAGAGGTGACCGCATGA